Within Trichoderma atroviride chromosome 2, complete sequence, the genomic segment TCTTGATAAGCTGTTCCCTACGAGCGTCCTCGAGACTGGCTGGgatattctcttcttttggatTGCCAGAATGATCATGCTTAGCTTGAAGCTAACAGGAGAAGTTCCCTTCAAGGAGGTTTACTGCCACAGTCTCGTCAGAGATTCGGAAGGCCGAAAGATGAGCAAGAGTCTGGGCAACGTTGTCGACCCCCTGGACGTCATCGCCGGTATTAAACTGGAAGAACTTCACGAGAAGCTCAATCAGGGCAACCTGCACCCCAACGAAGTCCAGAAGGCCGCCAAGTACCAGAAAACTGCTTTCCCTGATGGTATCCCCGAGTGTGGAGCTGATGCCCTCCGTTTCACCATGATCAACGCCACAACCGGTGGTGGTGACATTAACTTGGAGGTCAAGATGTAAGCAACGTGCCGTTTTGAAGTTGTCTCTCGGCTCAACTGACCATTTGATTAGTATCCACGGCTACCGAAAATTCTGTAACAAGATTGTATGTCATGGAGTTTCCAGCGATTCATTTTAACCATGCTAACATGGATTCCAGTTCCAAGCAACCAAGTATGTTCTGGGAAGTCTGCCCAAAGACTTTGTCCCCTCAAAAACGGGTGCCGTGCCTGGCAAGACCTTGGCGGAGAGATGGATTCTCCACAAGATGAaccaggccgccaaggagaTCAACATCGCCATTGCCGACCGCGAGTTCTCGAAATCCACCATCATTGTTTACCGTTACTGGTACAACGAACTCTGTGATGTGTACATTGAAAACTCAAAGGCCATCATCCGTGATGGCACCGAGGAGGAGCGCAACTCTGCTATCCAGACCCTGTACACTGCTTTGGAGGGAGCCTTGACTATGATCCACCCCTACATGCCCTTCATTACTGAGGAGATGTGGCAGAGAATGCCCCGACGACCCAGCGATGAGACCAAGTCCATCATGGTTGCCAAGTACCCCACCTACAATGCCGTCCTCGACGACCCGGCATCAGAGGCTGCCTATGAGCTTGTTCTCGACTGCACCAAGGCTTCGCGATCACTCATGTCAGAGTATGCCATTAAGGAGGATGCGGAGAGTAAGTGACATGTCACAAATTAGCTATTGTATTCATCAACTAACATGAAAACCAAAAGTCATCATCCAGGCGTACAACGCAGATTCCCTCAAGACCTGCCAGAACGAGGTCTCTTCCATCAAGTCTCTCAGTGGCAAGGCCGTCAAGACCATGGAAATCATCGGCCCTGACGCTTCCAGACCCCTTGGCAGCGTTGCTTACCCTGTTTCTACTGCCGCTTCCATTTTCCTGCACGTCAAGGGCCGTGTAGACATGGATGCTGAGATTTCAAAAGCCCagaagaagctcgacaaggcCTTCGCCCTTATccagaagcaggagaagctTCTTGCCGACCCTGGATACAAGGAGAAGGTGTCTGCGGCCGTTCAGGAAACTGAGCAAAAGAGATTGGCCGATGCCAAGCAGGAGAAGCACAGCTTGGAGGAGACGATTAAGCAGTTTGAGCAGCTGAAGTTGGAGTAGACAACACGGGAtcataaaaaagaaaatcaatTGTAGCCTGGGATTTTTATGAGGCTATATAACTCTCATGTAGACAGAAACAAAAGCAAGGGACCGTCTAGAGTACATGATAAGAGAAATAAAACACAGGTGTTTAAACAAAAGTACAATTTCAATTTTACCATGTGATGAGCTGCAGACCTAAACTCCCCCCTTTTGCGTAAAAcgttatatatatatatctaaTTTATCCATGGCTTCACATGGCATTATAATTACCAGGTTCCCTtgccgcctcctcctttgCTGCCctcagaagcagcagcttcatcccTCTTACCAGCTCCGCCGCGAACTGGCCTCGACTGCGCTGCTTCATGCCTCCTAAGTTCATCTGGTaacttggagatggagctctTGCTCAGGATCTGCTTGAGATCGTAGAGGACATCTGAGTCCTCGTTGCCCAAGAAGGTAATGGCCACACCACTCTTTCCAGCACGACCAGTACGACCGATACGATGCGTATAGCTCTCAATGTTAGTAgccatgttgaagttgatgacGAGAGAGACGTCTGGCACGTCGATACCACGACCAGCAAGATCCGTGGCGACAAGGACCTGCGACTGGCCCGAGCGAACGGATGCCAGGGCGGCCTCTCGCTGCTCCTGCGTCTTGGAGCCGTGCAGCGTGACGACGGACCAGCCCATGGACTTGATGTCGCGGGCGACGGCGTCGCAGTTGCGCTTGAtgttgacgaagacgatgatgggcgGCGCGTAGGCGGCCGAGCCGAGGATCTCCTGCAGGCGCTTCTTGCGCCGGTCCTCGCCGGAGATGAACTCGACGCGCTGCTCGACGGtgtcgacggcctcgccTGCGTTGCCGATTGTGACAATGGCAGGGCGGCGGAGATATTTCTTCGCAATCTTTTCGACCAGGGGGGGCATGGTGGCCGTGTACATCATGGTCTGTCTGTAGCGGTCCTTGCCTACGTAGCGCTTCATGAGCTGTGCGTTTTCAGCCTCGTCCGTGTCCGGCTTCTCGTTGGTCACGGGCAAAGCGTCGAGGATCTTGTTGACCGAGTCTTCGAAACCGAGGTCAATCATGCGATCGGCTTCGTCCATGATGATGTAGCAGCACTGCACCAGGACGAGCAGTCTTCGCTCGATGCAGTCCACGAGACGGCCTGGCGTAGCGACGATGATCTCGGCGCCGTTGCGGAGGGCAAAGACTTGCTCTTCGAGGGAGTGGCCACCGACTATGCTGACACACCTGAAGCCGAGCGGCTCCGCGAATTTCTTGGCCTCGGTCTCGATCTGCTGCACCAGTTCACGGGTCGGGGCGATGATGAGCGCGTACGGGCCGTCGTTCTTGTTGGCTTCTGTGAGGGGCGGCAGGTCCGAGATGTACACCAGCAGGGGTAGCAGGAAAGCAGCTGTTTTACCGGAACCCGTGACGGCGACACCAATGAGATCGCGGGCCTGCAAGGCAATGGGGATGGCCGCCCGCTGAATGGCAGAGGGCTCCTTGTAGCCGACCTTGTTGACAATGTCAAGCAGCCGCCGCGGCAGTCCAGACTCGCCCCAGCTGCGCATCGGGTTCGGAATGGCGCCGCCCTTTGTGGCAATGCCAAAGTCCTCCTTGAAGATGCGCCAGTCTCGCTCCCGCATCTCGTTGAGGTCCTTGTCCGACCAGTGCCGTCCCAGACCAGTCCGCTCCGCCCTCTCCTTTGCCCTGGCGCGCGCTCTGTAGAAGTCTTCCATGATGCCCTTTGCCCGTTCTTTTCCATGCTCGATATCGCGCTGCTCAATCATCCGAGCTCGCTTGCGCGCCCGCTGCTCGGCCTCTTCGTCAAACTCGCCACCAACGCCAGCCAGTGAGCCGCCCCTGTTGACGCTCTGGCTCGCGTATAGCGGGTCGTTGTCTCTAGACGTGTCCTCTTCGACGTCCCATTCAAAGTTGAATTTCTTCTCCGTCGTCCGCatgcgcttcttcttggccgaaAAGCTGGACTGCTTGTTGACTTCCGGGCCAAGGTACCGCGACCGAAGCAGCGAATCCTCAATCTCCGCCGCCGAGCGCTTAGCATTTTCGGCTTTTGAGttctttttcccatctcttccttccCGTCCATCGCGccctctgctgccgccaccagACGTCTGGTTCATCGCTCTGGGGCCCGTAGGAGGCGCGACGGCGCCGTTGGGGACGCCATTTGAGACTGGCAGGCCATTTGCGCGGGCTTCccatttcttctcctcttcccgTCGTCTTTGTGAGTCGTCAACTGTCTTTCGCTGCCTTTCTTGTTCCTCCTGCTTCGCCTTCTCGGCCGCTAGTCGCTCGCGCTCGGCTTTGGGGATAAATCTGGgtttggcggcagcagcatcagccgctttcttttttcgtaGGATCTCCTCCACATCGAGAGGCATCTCGATTTTTGATGCTCTATTTGCAATATGTAGGGGGTTTGATAGATGAATCAATGAGATGCTTGCTCTAATTGAATTGTCGTCGAAGAAGTTTTGGCGCCGGAAGTTGATTCAAGAAGTTGGATTGTGGCAAGGCATCCATCTTCGAGATCATAGGCAAGGCTATGACCTACGGAGGAGTTAAAGACCCACCTAAGCAGGACTAACCAATAGAAGAGCTTTAATTTAGCGGACCATTTTAGCGGGCGCTCAGCCTTGGGAATCTCGAATTCGATCAAATTAGGAACCTCGAAAAAGAACCTCCCCGCGATAGTCTCAATTCAGCGGAAGATCAGCCCCGGTCCTTTCTGCcgcctcttccacctctcGATCCAAGCCAATTCCAGGACCTGGATCTTCATAGCATCATCCATGGCCTCACCATCAAATCTCGTCCAGCTCGCAAAGAGCCTGCCGGAGCCTCTGCAGCGCTTCTTTGCCCGCtggccgccagcagcgctcGTTGCTCCCGGCACGTCTCCGACGCCATTCCAAGAGCAGCGACCGAACCCCTTCCGATTCTACAAGCACCCCGTCACCGGACGATGGCAGGACCCGGTCTATTCTCAAAGGAGGCAGATGCAGCTCGTGAAGCTGGCGCGAGAGCATGGCgttgaggagctgctgccccaGACGAACAAGGGCACAGAGTACCAGCTGGCTCAGCGTGTTGAGCATGGTTTGAGAGTAAAGGGTACTGGTGTGGGACAGAAGGTCAAGGGTCACATCCACGAACGACACATGATTGCAAAGTACGTTTTGTTcatgttttctctctctcttcatgttCAATTCACGACTAACGAATTATGTGTTTAGGATGGAACAGAGGAGGAAAGCcatgctggagatgccaaAGCTTATCCGAGCCTGGAAGAGTGTAAGCACCATCTCTCTACCTCTCCACATACCCGTTCTTATAGCTGACTCTTGGGGGAAACAACAGGTCGGGAAGAGAAACTGGACAAAGTTCCCGAAATAAACAATGGGCCGCAACAACTTCTTTACTTTATCCTGGCGAGCCTGTACATACGCCGTGTATTTCTATGTACAACAATGAGAAACGAATTATTTGGATTCACTCTGTCCCCCTTTTCATTGCTACCTATTTGCCGTCATCAATTGCGATTTTGAGTATCAAAGGCTCAACAGCATCACGTGATTCCAATGTCTAAATTTGCCGCCTCAAAATATCTTCAAGTAAAAAAAACATCCAAACCCATGTAGTATCAAGAAATCCACATAAACGTCATCTTTCATACCACATTTTTTCTGAATAAACATCCTAAGAAAAAACTCATCCTCCCCAAATTATGGCCCTCACATCGCCATCTCACTACGACGTCCTCGGTCTCACCCCCACAATCCTCAGCTCCCTGCCTGACCCCTCCACACTCATCAAACAGGCCTATCGCCGAGCTCTTCTGCGGCATCATCCAGACAAGGCCGCATCCTCATCGACACCATCATCAGCGTCCCTGCCATCTCACTCGAGACCCTCAAATTCTCAGCTCTACACCGTCGACCAAATCACACAGGCCTTCACAATCCTCTCATCACCTCATCAGCGCAGTACTTACGACGCAGGCCTGCGACTTTCCAGAGAAAACGCTTGTGATTCACAGGCACGTTTTCAAACAGGTATTGAAAACGTGGATTTAGATGATTTGCCGtttgacgaagaggaggagcgcTGGTATAGATCCTGTCGCTGCGGCAATAACCATGGATACGCCTTTCAGGAGACAGATTTAGAAGAGGTTGAGCACGAAGGGGTGCTCATGGTTGGCTGCCAAGATTGTAGCCTTTGGCTTAAAGTCCACTTTGCCGTTGTAGAAGATGCATGAGATGAGAATCATGCGTCAGTATCAGATAAGAAAGAGTCAAGCCGACCAGCTCGTCGTGTCGCTAAACCAGGggggaagagaagggagTCTTAATTTGGGAACACTTGGAAATGTTGGGCAAAATCGTGTTTAAGCAAGGCGCATCTAGGAGCGAAATGGATCAATGTTAGGCAAAAAATAGAAGAGTTCTGGTtcatataatataatattaaaaagcaaTTTTAGTAGTTTTTATTTGTCCAGACGG encodes:
- a CDS encoding uncharacterized protein (BUSCO:EOG092D1CLY); the encoded protein is MPLDVEEILRKKKAADAAAAKPRFIPKAERERLAAEKAKQEEQERQRKTVDDSQRRREEEKKWEARANGLPVSNGVPNGAVAPPTGPRAMNQTSGGGSRGRDGREGRDGKKNSKAENAKRSAAEIEDSLLRSRYLGPEVNKQSSFSAKKKRMRTTEKKFNFEWDVEEDTSRDNDPLYASQSVNRGGSLAGVGGEFDEEAEQRARKRARMIEQRDIEHGKERAKGIMEDFYRARARAKERAERTGLGRHWSDKDLNEMRERDWRIFKEDFGIATKGGAIPNPMRSWGESGLPRRLLDIVNKVGYKEPSAIQRAAIPIALQARDLIGVAVTGSGKTAAFLLPLLVYISDLPPLTEANKNDGPYALIIAPTRELVQQIETEAKKFAEPLGFRCVSIVGGHSLEEQVFALRNGAEIIVATPGRLVDCIERRLLVLVQCCYIIMDEADRMIDLGFEDSVNKILDALPVTNEKPDTDEAENAQLMKRYVGKDRYRQTMMYTATMPPLVEKIAKKYLRRPAIVTIGNAGEAVDTVEQRVEFISGEDRRKKRLQEILGSAAYAPPIIVFVNIKRNCDAVARDIKSMGWSVVTLHGSKTQEQREAALASVRSGQSQVLVATDLAGRGIDVPDVSLVINFNMATNIESYTHRIGRTGRAGKSGVAITFLGNEDSDVLYDLKQILSKSSISKLPDELRRHEAAQSRPVRGGAGKRDEAAASEGSKGGGGKGTW
- a CDS encoding mitochondrial 54S ribosomal protein mL59; the protein is MASPSNLVQLAKSLPEPLQRFFARWPPAALVAPGTSPTPFQEQRPNPFRFYKHPVTGRWQDPVYSQRRQMQLVKLAREHGVEELLPQTNKGTEYQLAQRVEHGLRVKGTGVGQKVKGHIHERHMIAKMEQRRKAMLEMPKLIRAWKSVSTISLPLHIPVLIADSWGKQQVGKRNWTKFPK